A DNA window from Arachis hypogaea cultivar Tifrunner chromosome 18, arahy.Tifrunner.gnm2.J5K5, whole genome shotgun sequence contains the following coding sequences:
- the LOC112773284 gene encoding NAC domain-containing protein 86-like, whose amino-acid sequence MAPMSLPPGFRFHPTDEELVAYYLERKITGRSIELDIIAEVDLYKCEPWDLPDKSFLPSKDMEWYFYSPRDRKYPNGSRTNRATRGGYWKATGKDRAVQSQKKAVGMKKTLVYYKGRAPHGIRTNWVMHEYRLIESLPGTPHSSFKDSFSLCRIFKKTIQVQDKSKEEKEHQALLEEDHSSGIEISREMEAMNDNNNNNITLNSNEQYPNNNNNKLPNCDASSSDLTQGTCTPTETGIADDFHAQFACDEANSSAANSYSMGIAYPSNVFQDIEMSMYGSMHNYQFPQTPLVMEDFPQIDFAETKLLKPEVTEDCMFYDRYGRDCMNGTLEEIISLCSSQDNSVALPMLE is encoded by the exons ATGGCTCCAATGAGTCTCCCACCTGGTTTTAGGTTTCACCCCACAGATGAAGAGCTCGTTGCTTACTACTTAGAAAGGAAGATAACAGGTCGCTCTATAGAGCTTGACATTATAGCTGAAGTTGATTTATACAAATGTGAACCATGGGATTTGCCAG ATAAGTCATTTCTACCAAGCAAGGATATGGAGTGGTATTTCTACAGTCCAAGGGATAGGAAGTATCCAAATGGATCAAGAACGAACAGGGCAACAAGAGGTGGGTACTGGAAAGCGACTGGAAAGGACAGGGCAGTGCAGTCTCAGAAGAAGGCAGTTGGTATGAAGAAGACTTTGGTGTATTACAAAGGAAGAGCTCCACATGGAATTAGAACCAACTGGGTCATGCATGAGTACCGCTTGATTGAATCCCTCCCTGGTACTCCTCACTCCTCTTTCAAG GATTCCTTTTCATTGTGTCGGATTTTCAAAAAGACAATTCAAGTTCAAGACAAATCTAAAGAAGAGAAAGAACATCAAGCATTACTAGAGGAAGATCACTCAAGTGGCATTGAGATTTCAAGAGAAATGGAAGCCATGaatgataataataacaataatataactCTAAATAGTAATGAACAatatcctaataataataataataaactcccTAATTGTGATGCTTCATCTTCTGATCTCACTCAAGGAACATGTACACCCACAGAAACCGGTATAGCAGATGATTTTCATGCCCAATTTGCTTGTGATGAAGCAAACAGTAGTGCCGCTAATTCTTACTCAATGGGAATAGCATACCCCTCAAACGTTTTTCAG GACATAGAGATGTCTATGTATGGAAGCATGCATAATTATCAATTCCCACAAACGCCTTTGGTGATGGAAGATTTTCCACAAATAGATTTTGCTGAGACAAAGTTATTGAAGCCAGAGGTGACTGAAGATTGCATGTTCTATGATAGATACGGTAGGGATTGTATGAATGGAACACTAGAAGAAATCATCTCATTGTGTTCCTCTCAAGACAACTCTGTGGCTTTGCCCATGCTAGAATGA